The Selenomonas sp. AB3002 genome contains a region encoding:
- a CDS encoding iron ABC transporter permease, with product MNKKFQWDFWAWITLLSIVVFGLFLMYPLFSLFASAFQDAMTGEFTMSNFGLFFERKYYYQSMINSFSVTTCVTLLAVIIGTALAYFMTLFKVKGKSIVEICIIISLLSPPFIGAYSWILIGGRSGILTQWLASIGIDFPSIYGFAGILLVLTLKLYPFIYLYVAGAMKNIDSALIEAAESLGCSGIKKVVTIMLPLITPTILAGSLMVFMNAMADFGTPMLIGEGFNVMPVMIYSEFINEVGDQANFAAAMAAIMVLITSTIFMLQKYVVNKKSFTMSSLRPLPVGEMTGIKNVIMHVAIYLLVALSMIPQLVVIYTSFLKTNGSIFVEGYSLDSYRTIFESLGTAVSNTYAYSTAAMLMIVFLGMTVAYLTTRKKSWLTDVIDTLTMFPYIIPGSVLGITLLLAFNEEPMLLSGTAIIIIISLVIRRLPYTLRSSSAILYQLSPSLEEASISLGASPVKTFFKITAVMMLPGVMSGAIISWITAINELSSSVILFTGATKTMSVAIYTEVIRASYGTAAALSTILTATTILAMVIFFKVSGRRDVTL from the coding sequence ATGAATAAGAAATTCCAGTGGGACTTCTGGGCATGGATTACCCTGCTGTCCATCGTGGTTTTCGGCCTGTTCCTCATGTATCCCCTGTTTTCCCTGTTTGCCAGCGCCTTCCAGGACGCTATGACCGGGGAATTCACCATGTCCAACTTCGGCCTTTTCTTTGAGCGGAAGTATTACTACCAGTCCATGATCAACAGCTTCAGTGTCACCACCTGCGTGACGCTCCTGGCGGTAATCATCGGTACGGCTCTGGCCTATTTCATGACCTTGTTCAAGGTGAAGGGCAAGAGCATCGTGGAAATCTGCATCATCATTTCCCTGCTGTCACCGCCCTTCATCGGGGCATATTCCTGGATTTTGATTGGCGGCCGCAGCGGCATCCTGACCCAGTGGCTGGCCAGTATCGGCATCGACTTCCCCTCCATTTACGGCTTTGCGGGAATCCTGCTGGTGCTGACTCTGAAGCTCTATCCGTTCATCTACCTCTATGTGGCTGGGGCCATGAAGAATATCGACTCGGCCCTTATCGAGGCGGCGGAAAGCCTGGGCTGCAGCGGCATCAAGAAGGTGGTCACCATCATGCTGCCGCTCATCACCCCGACTATCCTGGCTGGTTCCCTGATGGTCTTCATGAACGCCATGGCAGACTTCGGTACCCCCATGCTCATAGGCGAGGGCTTCAACGTCATGCCGGTCATGATTTACTCCGAGTTCATCAACGAAGTCGGTGACCAGGCCAACTTCGCGGCGGCCATGGCTGCCATCATGGTGCTGATCACTTCTACTATATTCATGCTGCAGAAGTATGTGGTGAATAAGAAGTCCTTTACCATGAGCTCCTTGAGGCCTCTGCCTGTGGGGGAGATGACGGGCATCAAGAACGTCATTATGCATGTGGCTATTTACCTCTTAGTGGCGTTGTCTATGATTCCCCAGCTGGTGGTCATCTACACTTCGTTCCTGAAGACCAACGGCTCCATTTTCGTGGAGGGCTACTCTCTGGACAGCTACCGCACCATCTTTGAGTCCCTGGGCACGGCTGTCAGCAACACCTACGCTTACAGTACGGCGGCTATGCTGATGATTGTCTTCCTGGGCATGACGGTGGCTTATCTCACTACCCGCAAGAAGAGCTGGCTCACGGATGTCATTGACACCCTGACCATGTTCCCCTATATCATCCCCGGTTCTGTCCTGGGTATCACTTTGCTTTTGGCTTTCAATGAGGAGCCCATGCTGCTGTCCGGTACGGCCATCATCATCATCATTTCCCTGGTGATACGCCGCCTGCCCTACACCCTGCGCTCCAGCTCCGCTATCCTTTATCAGCTGAGCCCCAGCCTTGAAGAGGCATCCATAAGCCTGGGGGCATCTCCTGTGAAGACCTTCTTCAAGATCACGGCAGTCATGATGCTGCCCGGGGTCATGAGCGGGGCCATCATTTCCTGGATTACCGCCATCAATGAGCTGAGTTCCTCGGTAATCCTCTTTACAGGGGCCACCAAGACCATGTCCGTAGCCATCTACACGGAGGTCATCCGGGCCAGCTACGGCACGGCGGCAGCCCTTTCTACCATCCTTACGGCAACAACCATCCTGGCCATGGTGATCTTCTTCAAAGTCTCCGGCCGCCGGGATGTGACGTTGTGA
- a CDS encoding sensor histidine kinase, protein MHRYFESRFHRALAWYALVPVLVMTVLGSALMLISWQYSVVRVSDTSRELAAAVLTDVSQEFLWYSAEEAEFFGQEKDFSSWGKVPAKRAEAYGQLYRDTGHRKIDFYLLDRQGQLVLGSRDYLPDYLLHVGQGWGIASRLEKEPGLPRQEFLQEAEGSPCDLVCGQAVEHGGQVAGYLFYVLPEAYLSQLAGDGQADIFLVDELDNARLLRGNEQLTDFRKLRGEFLDQENGLVFLEKNIYYETSKPVNFAGGRYRVYVISNVSDLFVRYAIGAGALLLAVLLMIPLLLRSIARESRLTAQAVDNLTAIAELKELESQFNPHFLFNTLENIKFMVRLDPAAAVEMIMALSSLLRYSIGSGGRQAEFREDLKYLESYMKIQQYRFGSRLDFQRYIDPRAMDFAIPKLLFQPLLENAIKYGEDEEGKLAISFKVSVTDNQLMILVKDKGRGMEAGKLQELLELLQSQSNETDHRGLFNVQRRVQLLYGEEYGLQIACPPEGGTEISLRLPGVLKKKDEVEEDG, encoded by the coding sequence ATGCACCGTTATTTTGAATCACGCTTTCATAGGGCGCTGGCCTGGTATGCTTTGGTGCCTGTGCTGGTTATGACTGTGCTGGGGTCGGCGTTGATGCTTATCAGCTGGCAGTATTCTGTGGTGCGGGTCAGTGATACTTCCAGGGAGTTGGCGGCGGCTGTGCTGACGGATGTCAGTCAGGAATTTCTCTGGTATTCGGCAGAGGAAGCGGAGTTCTTTGGGCAGGAGAAGGACTTTTCTAGTTGGGGCAAAGTCCCCGCGAAGCGGGCGGAGGCCTATGGGCAGCTCTATAGGGATACGGGGCACAGGAAGATTGACTTCTACCTGCTGGACAGGCAGGGCCAGCTGGTGCTGGGCAGCCGGGATTACCTGCCGGACTATCTGCTCCATGTGGGGCAGGGGTGGGGCATTGCCTCCAGGCTTGAAAAGGAGCCGGGGCTGCCAAGGCAGGAGTTCCTGCAGGAAGCGGAGGGCAGCCCCTGCGATTTGGTCTGCGGTCAGGCGGTGGAGCATGGCGGACAGGTGGCAGGCTACCTCTTCTACGTCCTGCCTGAAGCTTATCTCAGCCAGCTGGCAGGGGACGGCCAGGCGGATATCTTTCTGGTGGACGAGCTGGATAACGCCCGCCTTTTGCGCGGCAATGAGCAGCTGACGGATTTCCGCAAGCTGAGAGGGGAATTCCTGGACCAGGAAAACGGGCTGGTGTTTTTGGAGAAAAACATCTACTACGAAACCAGCAAGCCCGTGAATTTTGCCGGGGGCAGGTACAGGGTCTATGTTATTTCCAACGTGTCTGACCTTTTCGTGCGTTATGCCATCGGTGCAGGGGCGCTGCTCTTGGCGGTGTTGCTGATGATTCCCCTGCTCCTCAGGAGCATTGCCCGGGAGAGCCGCCTGACGGCCCAGGCGGTGGACAACCTTACGGCCATTGCAGAACTCAAGGAGCTGGAATCTCAGTTCAATCCCCATTTCCTGTTCAACACTTTGGAAAACATCAAGTTCATGGTGCGCCTGGACCCCGCGGCGGCGGTGGAGATGATTATGGCTCTGTCGTCGCTGCTCCGCTACAGCATTGGCAGCGGGGGGCGGCAGGCTGAGTTCCGGGAAGACCTGAAGTATCTGGAAAGCTATATGAAGATCCAGCAGTACCGCTTCGGCAGCCGTCTGGATTTCCAACGCTATATTGACCCCAGAGCCATGGATTTTGCCATTCCCAAGCTGCTGTTCCAGCCTTTGCTGGAAAACGCCATCAAGTATGGAGAGGACGAGGAAGGGAAGCTGGCGATTTCCTTCAAGGTCAGCGTCACAGACAATCAGTTGATGATACTGGTCAAGGACAAGGGCAGGGGCATGGAGGCAGGGAAGCTGCAGGAGCTCCTGGAACTGCTGCAGTCCCAGTCCAATGAGACTGACCACAGAGGTTTGTTCAATGTGCAGCGCAGGGTGCAGCTGCTGTATGGGGAAGAATACGGGCTGCAGATTGCCTGCCCCCCGGAGGGCGGCACGGAGATTTCCCTGAGATTGCCGGGAGTTTTGAAAAAGAAGGATGAGGTAGAAGAAGATGGGTAA
- a CDS encoding HAD-IIB family hydrolase, producing the protein MGKFTGKLIISDLDGTLIPRGGKISVENREAIRHFVSEGGLFAIATGRTPEAAAGYVEGLPINAPGVFFNGAMLYDWQGQKVLKTLPLTAGDEENRWPAFARECLKRFPEACLEVYTADNCHVVTPEANDDPRLPFEYYRYDHTELETLVDTKKTPWLKFFACDKHEHLEEYVKLAEEMGVAQLANGFYSEDNYYEFVAREVSKGSMLSHVREMLPGIEIIACGDYLNDKEMLEAADISVAPENAHAEIRKAAKLKGPAVEDHLIAWLVEKL; encoded by the coding sequence ATGGGTAAATTCACAGGCAAACTTATCATTTCTGACTTGGACGGAACCCTGATTCCCCGCGGAGGGAAGATTTCCGTGGAGAACCGAGAGGCCATCAGGCATTTCGTCAGCGAGGGCGGCCTCTTCGCCATTGCCACAGGCCGCACCCCTGAGGCGGCTGCGGGCTATGTGGAGGGCCTGCCCATCAATGCCCCCGGAGTGTTCTTCAACGGGGCCATGCTCTACGACTGGCAGGGGCAGAAAGTGCTGAAGACCCTGCCCCTGACTGCAGGAGATGAGGAGAATCGCTGGCCTGCCTTTGCCAGGGAATGTCTCAAGCGCTTTCCCGAGGCCTGCCTGGAGGTCTACACGGCGGACAACTGCCATGTGGTGACCCCGGAGGCCAACGATGACCCCCGGCTGCCCTTCGAATACTACCGCTATGACCACACAGAGCTGGAAACTCTGGTGGATACGAAGAAAACCCCCTGGCTGAAATTCTTTGCCTGCGACAAGCATGAGCATCTGGAGGAGTATGTGAAGCTGGCAGAGGAAATGGGGGTGGCACAGCTGGCCAACGGCTTCTATTCCGAGGACAATTACTACGAGTTCGTGGCCAGGGAGGTGTCCAAAGGCTCTATGCTCTCCCATGTGAGGGAAATGCTCCCCGGCATTGAGATCATCGCTTGCGGTGACTACCTCAACGACAAGGAAATGCTGGAAGCGGCGGACATTTCCGTGGCACCGGAGAATGCTCACGCAGAGATAAGAAAAGCTGCCAAACTGAAAGGGCCAGCCGTGGAAGACCATCTTATTGCATGGCTGGTGGAAAAATTGTGA
- a CDS encoding ABC transporter substrate-binding protein/permease, translating into MKKLLLVVISLLLMSTCLAAPLTTEDEVAHGRIGTWPGAMAEECARARFPEAEIVYFETVADMAQNLRQKKIEAFAMNRIFVDELMASGQNDVEILGDSLGRTGFGFVFPNSEKGGKLCREFNAFLQESRDNGNLYAWQNKWLAGEGEGRALEDIPLTGENGSLNIVMNPIFPPMLYMQDNKISGYEMELCMHFCAKYGYDCKVTVAAFETGMAGVSTGQFDLGISAVECRPEREEHFHFSDKTCEADCVLAVRSDGGAGSGFLAGLKKKLHDTFMRESRWKLFANGLVTTVVITFASVLIGTVLGFGECFAYREKKPWLNKGLDFLSGLFAGMPTVVLLMIFYYIVFGGWDVSGTIVAIAAFSLLFGFSVFEMLKNAAANIPRGQTEGALALGFSERQTFVKFIIPQAVRHAFPTYQAEIVGLLKSTAIVGYIAVQDLTKMADIVRAQTFDAFAPLIVITVLYLAFVWLLQKVTGMILGKLNPKSRTKEEILRGVTP; encoded by the coding sequence ATGAAAAAGCTATTGCTGGTTGTCATATCATTGCTTCTTATGAGCACCTGCCTGGCTGCACCTTTGACTACAGAGGATGAGGTGGCCCATGGGCGCATTGGCACCTGGCCGGGGGCCATGGCGGAGGAATGTGCCCGGGCGAGGTTCCCGGAGGCTGAGATAGTTTATTTTGAAACTGTGGCAGATATGGCCCAGAACCTCAGGCAGAAAAAGATAGAGGCCTTTGCCATGAACCGCATTTTTGTGGACGAGTTGATGGCTTCCGGGCAAAATGACGTGGAAATTTTGGGGGATTCCCTGGGCAGGACCGGCTTCGGCTTTGTATTTCCCAACTCGGAAAAGGGCGGCAAGCTCTGCCGTGAGTTCAATGCTTTCCTGCAGGAAAGCCGGGATAACGGCAATCTCTACGCCTGGCAGAACAAGTGGCTGGCCGGGGAGGGGGAAGGCCGGGCGTTGGAGGATATTCCTCTGACCGGGGAGAATGGCAGTCTGAATATCGTGATGAACCCGATTTTTCCTCCCATGCTCTATATGCAGGACAATAAGATCTCAGGCTACGAGATGGAGCTGTGCATGCACTTCTGCGCGAAGTACGGCTATGACTGCAAGGTCACCGTGGCAGCCTTTGAGACGGGCATGGCAGGGGTGAGCACGGGGCAGTTTGACCTGGGGATCAGCGCCGTGGAATGCCGGCCGGAGAGGGAGGAACACTTCCACTTCTCGGACAAGACCTGTGAGGCCGACTGCGTGCTGGCAGTCCGCTCCGACGGAGGCGCGGGGTCGGGGTTCCTGGCCGGTCTCAAGAAGAAGCTCCACGACACCTTCATGCGGGAGAGCAGGTGGAAGCTTTTTGCCAACGGCCTGGTCACCACTGTAGTCATTACCTTTGCCTCTGTCCTCATAGGCACGGTGCTGGGTTTTGGGGAGTGCTTCGCCTATCGGGAGAAGAAGCCATGGCTGAACAAGGGGCTGGATTTCCTCTCCGGTCTCTTTGCGGGGATGCCCACGGTGGTTTTGCTGATGATTTTCTACTACATCGTCTTTGGCGGCTGGGATGTGAGCGGCACTATTGTGGCTATCGCGGCCTTCTCTCTGCTCTTTGGCTTCTCCGTCTTTGAAATGCTGAAAAATGCTGCAGCCAATATTCCCAGGGGGCAGACAGAGGGGGCTCTGGCTCTGGGCTTTTCGGAGCGGCAGACCTTTGTGAAATTCATTATCCCTCAGGCGGTGCGCCATGCTTTTCCCACTTATCAGGCGGAAATCGTGGGGCTTTTGAAATCCACCGCCATTGTGGGATATATTGCGGTGCAGGATCTCACCAAGATGGCGGATATCGTCAGGGCCCAGACCTTTGATGCCTTTGCGCCGCTGATTGTCATCACTGTCCTGTATCTGGCCTTTGTGTGGCTGCTGCAGAAAGTCACGGGCATGATCCTGGGGAAACTCAATCCCAAGTCCCGCACCAAAGAAGAAATCCTGCGGGGGGTGACACCATGA
- a CDS encoding ABC transporter ATP-binding protein — protein MSVAITADKVVKRYGDLTIIPQLTEGIKNGEFFTLLGPSGCGKTTLLRMIAGFNTIEGGQIRFNEQVINDIPAHKRNIGMVFQSYAIFPHLTVRQNVEYGLKLRGIPKDEMKEKVDKILDVVQITEYQDRLPERLSGGQQQRVALARAIVIHPSVLLMDEPLSNLDAKLRVEMRSAIREVQKQVGITTVYVTHDQEEALAISDRIAVMKKGVIQQTASPHTIYTRPYNVFVATFIGHSNLFKGRIEEQGGGKAVVFADGFVLPMTNLSQEAKVGDDVTIAVRPEEFAICGEGEGVKCTIKTKVFLGKYITYGLEFPEDMLVPDQPAIEFSQDLGHAEKVLEKGDIVYLKPNAAKINVFRADGTKSLMEGVVEHE, from the coding sequence ATGAGTGTTGCCATTACGGCAGACAAAGTGGTGAAGCGGTACGGGGACCTGACCATCATCCCCCAGCTTACAGAGGGGATCAAAAACGGGGAATTCTTTACTTTGCTGGGACCTTCTGGCTGCGGCAAGACCACCCTGTTGCGCATGATTGCGGGGTTCAATACCATCGAGGGCGGGCAGATTCGCTTCAATGAGCAGGTCATCAATGATATCCCTGCCCACAAGCGCAATATCGGCATGGTGTTCCAGAGCTACGCCATCTTCCCTCATCTCACCGTGCGTCAGAATGTGGAGTATGGCCTGAAACTGCGGGGCATCCCCAAGGATGAGATGAAGGAAAAGGTGGACAAGATCCTGGATGTGGTGCAGATTACCGAGTACCAGGACAGGCTGCCGGAAAGGCTCTCTGGCGGACAGCAGCAGCGTGTGGCTCTGGCCCGCGCCATCGTCATCCATCCCAGCGTGCTGCTGATGGATGAGCCCCTTTCCAATCTGGATGCCAAGCTGCGTGTGGAAATGCGCTCGGCTATCCGTGAAGTTCAGAAGCAGGTGGGCATCACCACCGTTTACGTCACTCACGATCAGGAGGAGGCTTTGGCTATCTCGGATCGCATCGCCGTTATGAAGAAGGGCGTGATCCAGCAGACTGCCTCCCCTCATACCATCTACACCAGACCTTATAATGTGTTCGTGGCTACCTTCATCGGCCACTCCAACCTGTTCAAGGGACGCATCGAGGAGCAGGGGGGCGGCAAGGCTGTGGTCTTTGCCGACGGCTTTGTGCTGCCCATGACGAACCTTTCCCAGGAAGCCAAGGTGGGGGACGATGTGACCATCGCCGTGCGCCCCGAAGAATTTGCCATCTGCGGCGAGGGTGAGGGCGTGAAATGCACCATCAAGACCAAAGTCTTCTTGGGCAAGTACATCACCTACGGACTGGAGTTCCCGGAGGATATGCTCGTCCCTGACCAGCCTGCCATCGAGTTCAGTCAGGACCTGGGCCATGCGGAAAAGGTATTGGAGAAGGGAGATATAGTCTATCTGAAGCCCAATGCTGCCAAGATCAATGTCTTCAGAGCTGACGGCACCAAGAGCCTGATGGAAGGTGTGGTGGAGCATGAATAA
- a CDS encoding ABC transporter substrate-binding protein: MKLKKILASLLGAAMLTTCFAGCGGGGDKAASSTSATADSGENKVVIYCPHPLAFINPLVEEFEKQSGVKVEVVAAGTGELLKRVESEKANPLADIFWGGSLSTMKPKAALFEEYRSVNEDHVQPDFKNVEGSITRFTDIPSVIMVNTNLIGDVKVEGYEDLLNPALKGKIAFADPSKSSSSYEHIINMLYAMGNGNPDNGWDYVEKLAKNLDGKLLSGSSAVYKGVADGEYAVGLTFEEGGAKYVADGAPVKLVYMKEGVISKPDGIYIIKNAKHMENAKKFIDFITSKEAQTLITQKLHRRSVRDDVDAPVGLLPKAEIKSITDDEEVVNKNKKAWLDKFKDIFTSVQ, from the coding sequence ATGAAGCTGAAAAAGATCCTGGCAAGCCTGTTGGGCGCCGCCATGCTCACCACCTGCTTTGCAGGCTGTGGCGGCGGCGGGGACAAGGCAGCGTCCTCTACCTCTGCCACCGCTGACAGCGGGGAGAACAAAGTAGTTATCTACTGCCCGCACCCCCTGGCCTTCATCAATCCCCTCGTGGAAGAGTTTGAGAAGCAGAGCGGTGTGAAGGTGGAAGTAGTGGCAGCCGGTACCGGCGAGCTCTTGAAGCGCGTGGAATCCGAGAAGGCCAACCCCCTGGCAGATATCTTCTGGGGCGGTTCCCTCTCCACCATGAAGCCTAAGGCAGCCCTCTTTGAGGAATATCGTTCCGTCAACGAAGACCATGTGCAGCCGGACTTCAAGAACGTGGAAGGCTCCATCACCCGTTTCACGGATATCCCCAGCGTCATCATGGTGAACACCAACCTCATCGGTGATGTGAAGGTGGAAGGCTATGAGGACCTGCTGAATCCTGCTCTCAAGGGCAAGATTGCCTTTGCAGATCCCTCCAAGTCCTCCTCTTCCTATGAGCACATCATCAATATGCTCTACGCCATGGGCAATGGCAACCCGGACAACGGCTGGGATTATGTGGAGAAGCTGGCCAAGAACCTGGATGGCAAGCTCCTCTCCGGTTCCTCCGCTGTATACAAAGGTGTGGCTGACGGCGAGTATGCCGTGGGACTGACCTTCGAGGAAGGCGGCGCCAAGTACGTGGCTGACGGCGCTCCCGTGAAGCTGGTCTACATGAAGGAAGGCGTCATCTCCAAGCCGGACGGCATCTACATCATCAAGAATGCCAAGCACATGGAAAATGCCAAGAAGTTCATCGACTTCATCACCAGCAAAGAGGCTCAGACCCTCATCACCCAGAAGCTCCATCGCCGCAGCGTCCGCGATGATGTGGATGCACCCGTAGGGCTCCTGCCGAAGGCTGAGATCAAGTCCATCACTGATGATGAGGAAGTAGTGAACAAGAACAAGAAGGCATGGCTGGATAAGTTCAAGGATATCTTCACCAGCGTGCAGTGA
- the larE gene encoding ATP-dependent sacrificial sulfur transferase LarE: MKRLEVGMEEKKKKLISLLESYGSAAVALSGGVDSMTLARAAYMALGDRAVAVTAASELLSEEERRDARAGAEAVGIRHVILEADDLALQEIRRNDRERCYFCKRHRMEKMLSWAKQAGFAVVADGSNVSDRSDYRPGARALQELGIRSPLAECGFNKEDIRKLAKEWGLAVWDKPSAACLASRVAYGLELTPERLQRIDMAETFLRELGVKGQLRVRDHGDLARIEVAEEAFGLVAEQRAGIAGRLKELGFAYVTLDMTGYRMGSQNISLP; this comes from the coding sequence ATGAAAAGGCTTGAGGTTGGCATGGAAGAAAAGAAGAAAAAGCTCATATCGCTGCTGGAAAGCTACGGCAGCGCAGCCGTGGCCCTGTCCGGGGGCGTGGACAGCATGACTTTGGCCAGGGCGGCTTATATGGCCCTGGGGGACAGGGCTGTGGCGGTGACGGCGGCGTCTGAGCTGCTGTCAGAGGAGGAGCGCAGGGATGCCCGGGCTGGGGCTGAGGCTGTTGGCATCCGTCATGTCATATTGGAAGCAGATGACCTTGCCCTGCAGGAAATCAGGCGCAATGACAGGGAGAGGTGCTATTTCTGCAAGCGGCACCGCATGGAGAAGATGCTCTCTTGGGCGAAGCAGGCAGGCTTTGCCGTGGTGGCGGACGGCTCCAATGTGTCGGACAGGAGCGACTACCGGCCCGGGGCCCGGGCGTTGCAGGAGCTGGGCATTCGCTCCCCTCTGGCAGAGTGCGGCTTCAATAAGGAGGATATTCGCAAGTTGGCGAAGGAGTGGGGGCTGGCTGTCTGGGACAAGCCCAGTGCCGCCTGCCTGGCCTCCCGGGTGGCCTATGGCCTTGAGCTGACGCCGGAGCGCCTGCAGCGCATTGATATGGCAGAAACCTTCCTCAGAGAGCTGGGGGTCAAAGGGCAGCTGAGAGTGAGGGACCACGGGGATCTGGCACGGATAGAGGTGGCAGAGGAAGCCTTTGGCCTGGTGGCAGAGCAGAGAGCAGGGATTGCTGGCAGGCTGAAGGAATTGGGCTTTGCCTATGTGACTTTGGATATGACAGGCTACCGCATGGGCAGCCAGAATATTAGCCTCCCTTGA
- a CDS encoding response regulator, with the protein MLDLVIVEDEEIIRRGLVCTIDWLKLGARVVGDAGNGKEALALIREKQPDVVLTDIKMPVMDGIALTEALKAEGNKAKIIYLTSYADFSYAQQALRLEVSDYLLKPVNEEDLAKALQKIEKQPAAPQQEELSWDEGLRAAYHTGNPYVQSVLKRIEGGYQKRLSSEALADELGVSASYLSRKLKEETGQTFGSLLAQYRLQKAIEMLQAGTWKVYEIAEETGFGDYKNFSQVFKKYLHTTPKAFMQEITGGLKLE; encoded by the coding sequence ATGCTTGACTTGGTAATAGTAGAAGACGAAGAAATCATTCGCCGGGGCCTGGTCTGCACCATTGACTGGCTGAAACTGGGGGCCAGGGTGGTGGGAGATGCAGGCAACGGGAAGGAGGCACTGGCCCTTATCCGGGAGAAACAGCCTGATGTGGTGCTGACGGATATCAAGATGCCCGTCATGGACGGCATTGCCCTGACGGAAGCTCTGAAGGCTGAGGGCAATAAGGCTAAAATCATCTACCTCACCAGCTATGCCGACTTTTCCTATGCCCAGCAGGCTTTGAGGCTGGAAGTCAGTGACTACCTGCTGAAGCCTGTCAATGAAGAGGACCTGGCCAAGGCCCTGCAGAAAATTGAAAAACAGCCCGCAGCTCCCCAGCAGGAGGAGCTCTCCTGGGATGAGGGCCTGCGGGCTGCCTACCACACGGGCAATCCTTACGTCCAGTCCGTCCTCAAACGGATTGAGGGGGGGTATCAGAAGCGTCTGAGCAGCGAGGCGCTGGCTGATGAACTGGGCGTTTCTGCCAGCTACCTTTCCCGCAAGCTGAAGGAGGAAACAGGCCAGACCTTCGGCAGCCTGCTGGCCCAGTACCGCCTGCAGAAAGCCATTGAGATGCTGCAGGCGGGCACCTGGAAGGTCTACGAGATAGCCGAGGAAACAGGCTTTGGTGACTACAAGAATTTCTCCCAGGTATTCAAGAAATACCTGCATACCACCCCCAAGGCCTTCATGCAGGAGATTACCGGGGGATTGAAGCTGGAGTGA